From the Serratia nematodiphila DZ0503SBS1 genome, one window contains:
- a CDS encoding prepilin peptidase-dependent protein produces MNDNTLSNIDDRQRGMTLIELLAAILIAGMLTGWGVGQWRYHQQALRLEHTAQQLLAFLLRLQADANWRNRTTLLWFKNGTPWCLGGGVPPTDCASAEGSVFLPPYRDVALSGYSGKEIGFYGLRNTAQAGHILLSNDAGGLRLVLSARGRLRLCSEGFRIRGIAPC; encoded by the coding sequence ATGAACGACAATACTCTCTCGAACATCGATGATCGCCAACGGGGCATGACGCTAATTGAGCTATTGGCGGCGATCCTGATCGCCGGCATGCTCACCGGCTGGGGCGTCGGGCAATGGCGCTATCATCAGCAAGCGCTGCGGTTGGAACACACGGCCCAACAGCTGCTGGCGTTTTTGCTGCGACTGCAGGCGGACGCCAACTGGCGTAACCGCACGACGCTGCTGTGGTTCAAGAATGGCACGCCCTGGTGCCTGGGCGGCGGTGTGCCGCCGACGGATTGCGCTTCCGCCGAAGGCTCCGTTTTCTTGCCGCCTTATCGCGACGTTGCGCTGAGCGGCTACTCCGGCAAAGAGATTGGGTTTTATGGTTTGCGCAATACTGCGCAGGCGGGGCACATCCTTCTCAGCAACGACGCAGGCGGCCTGCGGCTGGTGCTGTCCGCCCGAGGGCGGCTGCGTTTGTGCAGCGAAGGGTTCC